Genomic segment of Salvia splendens isolate huo1 chromosome 12, SspV2, whole genome shotgun sequence:
TTTGGTTCATTAGGTCCTTGTACcaatacattttattttattaaataattttataatattttttttgttttttagatCCTAAAGCTAATGCATTTTGATTTAAAAAGGTTTTTATAGTTATATTTTTAACTTGGTTGGATCTTTATTTAAAGGActtcacaatttaattaaaagtttTCTTgtgttaattatatttttttcattccgtatttattttgaaattaattcagTTGCAATATTAACtctataataattttaaaataatggaGAAAGTTTATAAGTTGGTAATGGGAAATATCACTAAATTTTGCATTTTCTTAATGATTATTGAATCGATATTGCACAGCTGAATTAattctaaataaataaaagaaaaaagaaaaaaatgtaattAACACAAGCAAAGATAACTAAATTTTGAAGTCTGTTAAATAAAGATCAAACGggattaaaaatataaatataaaaccctttaaaataaaatgcattCGTATAAGAatctaatgaaataaaaaaaattgtaaaaggaCCTAATGAAACAAAATGCATTGATACAAGTACCTAAATGAAACCAAAAATTGTAGAAGGATCTAAACAAATGGAGTACATTTTAGAAGGATctagaaataaaatgaaaaattgtaGAAGGGTCTAGAAGGAGTACTAGTATAAGGACTTCTACATCTGTTTTTATTTTGCCTAAAAGATGCTATATATACAACATATTTTGAAGTAACTTTTACCAAATGTTATCAGATAATACACATGCTAATAAAGTATTAAATGAACATAATGAATAATGGGACAGACATCAAACCTGTGTATGACTAAGGAAAGGGGCATCTCCTATACCTATTATCCTACAGAAAATGAAATCCAGCCACAAATTAAGGAACAAAGTAAATCTAAAGAATCAAATGCTCCATAATTTTGTATAATATGCAACCAATTCAAATTTTTGTATAATATGCAACCAATTCAAATTTTTGCTTACTAATATACGttcaatttataatttaaacgACAGTTTCATAGCCAAATCATAGAAGTATAATGAAATTTCTAAGCATTCTTCCACCAAGATTAATTTTCCCCTTTTTGATTTAGTCTCAATTTTCGGTCTCCACCCAATAGTAACACTCAATCTAAACTCGAATTCATCAATTAAACAGATGGAAATATTGATGAAAATGATAGTAGGATTCCTACCCCAGTTGATGGATATCTAAGATAGGTTTTGAAGCTCCAAATCTTGAATTTGCCTTCAATTTCAATGAAGGTTTTGAGAGAGACCATAGAATGAGGAAAGTGGCATGAGTTGGAGTGTATTTTTGTGTGTTTAGGCTTTAGGGTGTGTTATGATTTACAATTCTAATTCCACTGATTTAATACTAGTTCTAATTAAACAGTGgagtagtagtaaataatatAACATCACATGCTTTTACAAATAGTACTATTACCAACTAATCTCTCAAACATTTCGCAACTAATTTCATTTCACTACTTGTCTACATTTTTTGTCCATATAATTCGCAATTTCAGGTACACAGAATTaaaattgagttggaaatagaTTTCTATGGGAAAACAGCACAATATTGGAACTACTTTAACGAtgcattttataatttaaagaaGAATTAAGAAAGTTAAAAAATCATTAGAAAATGCGATCAAATGAGTTTCAAGTGATAAAACTAGGGCAAATAGTCTGAGCAAAAATTGATGCCCTATGACGAAAAGAATCGAAAAACCGATTAAGAagaaagaaatcacaacacaATTTAAAGCGATTAATGTCTCATTTTTCAAGAGCATCGTCTCCCCTTGTATTTCTACATAGTAGATTATTTGTGAATTaggaaatgaaaatataaaatttaaatacattaGACGTACAATAAATAATTTACAACTaacattgagaaataaaaaaaggttAAATGTACTAGATTAAAACTAATAAATGTAAACAAGAAAAACACAATGTTATGCATTAAAAGTATAAAGTAATGCTTTAAagaaataatgctaaaaaatagttATAAATCATAATGCTAAAACAAGTAGTTAGTACTAAAATATTGCTACTATTGAAAAAGATATGCCACTAGGATTCGTACCAGGATCCCAACATTCAAGAGAGCGAATTTCATCACGGCGCCTAAGTCATAGATTTGTTTTTCAATGGTTCACCTATAAAATATACAGTATAATTTGAATACCCCTTGTATTGAATTGGTTCCGCCATTGTGTGTAGTGTAGGTGTGTGCGCCAAGTGCATAAGTGTGTTTGTCAGGTGCTATCGTGCTAGAAATGACATCAAGTATGATGGGTGTGTCACGTGTGTGACGACTAAGCCAAAGATCTTGGATTTGAGACTACTACAGCGCttctataaatttatatttatttgttcATAAAAAAGTATGACAAGAATATCAATTATAAGTGTCAGATCTGAAAGAATGCGATGATCGGTTGATAGAGGTCGGTCGCTGGCAAAGAAGCAACGTCaagtcattaattttattttcttttccatctctttttttcttttccgaTTATTGTTTCTCTCCATTTTTTTAACCTCTCTACCCCTCGGCACTTACACACACccatttctctctattttattgtTATGGTTAGTGAACTTAACtacaaaatatcaaaatccCAGTTTAGATATACTTAAAAGTATATAACGAATAGTAGTGTATACTCCGTActtaataattaatactcctacatATGTCTCGCTCTAATACTTTGTCACcaataatttgaaaattatgTCGATAATTGTGTCCTAATCTAGTTTTTTCAAATGTCATTATAGCCTGTTTTTATTAAGTACTATCTTCATCCACCAATCTTGATATTTTACTACacgaattttaattaataaaataaaaaggaaataaatactTAAATGTATTTATTACTGAAAAATAAGACTTGCACTGTTAGAAAGTTATTTACCATAAATATatagaatttaattttaatggACGAAACAAAATACTAGTAAATAaatgttggtttctggattacaagataGCAAatccgggcgtaatacaacccaaaagaaggaatacagaaggaagaactgaactgaaattacaacttaaaaaaatgaagcaactaaaccagtatggtatgatagccgagtcgaggaggcctcttcccgcaagacgagatacgccccggtagtgctctcggtttggcgtgtcgtccccaaaggtaaaacggctacgtctcttttgatgcagcaccgcaatcagcagagctccggcgaacgggatggaggagagagcagagctttcgacagaaaaacaatgcagagagggagagagcttatgatgctgAGAATGCTTGTGAATAATGTTAtactaatgcagtggaatgactagcctatttataggccaagccaccatgcagggtcaaccaagccatgaaggctcatcaaggcagattcgtaaccgccggcggttacgagcgtgtggcaggagtgtgcctttcgcgtgtggatttcttatgtggcagccgtgactgtgcctcgcttgacgacgtgtcaagccacttgaactgctgactcggcggtggtctaaaaagattagtttgggccaagcaccaagcccaaagacaaATTGCCAAGATCGAGATCAGGCCTGCGAccgcgagcacgggctcgggctcgggcgggcgggcggcggcggcgcgcgcatGCGCGCGTGTgagctctttcacccatcttggtccactataattattaagtaacataaaggcacttaatttaagcacattaaaagatgtgttaatcctccaatgtgggataattaacactagttaattattccctaagctccaactccaagctttaattaaaagctaattacgcccaactttaatccactacttctcactcaccggaaatcggatttgagaaagtgaatatactacatttatctacgtaaaatgtagatcgacgctatgtcatttaatttcacaaaattaaatgtttcgtcacatttattatttggtcaaaatccattgaccggacatatttaatccatAATTTTTACAATAAAACTATATTTCTAAAATTGTGGAAATAACTTGATGCTTAAGTGGAAAATCCTTTAATCCGGTACGATCCACACTATAATCCAGCCAGCAACTTTCATTCCAACGCTGGTtgcttttatattaattgaaATGGGTTATTGATTCCTTTATACTACTTATTAATTAATGCTATACTGCTTAATATTTTTCACAAATATGCAAAAGATAACAATCAGAATAAAGTGATTCTTTTCTTAAATTAGGAGATGACGTTGCTTCACGCTTTAATGCATACTTCATTCTTTATATAGTATGCTGACGGAGTAGTATTTGTACGTATATATATGGAGTATCAAGATTTCAAAATAACTTTTACACTTGTTTTAAACTTGTTATAAATTCCAAACGATGTAATGATTATTGCTTCTCTGTACCACCATTGTTATTCTAGAATAGAAGAAATCATCGTAATTTTTGAGTGACTTCACTTCACCGAGGAATAGTGATTTTTTGAGTCAAAATTCGATTATTGGTCGGTCTAAACGATGGCTCATCGTCAGCTTGATAATAATTACGTTGACGGAGGAGGTGACATAGAGAACGACGGAACCGGCAGCGATGCTTCGTCGTTTTTGGAGCCGTTGTTGAATCTCAAGAGTAGAACCAACACTTGCTCTCAGATTGCCGTTGTTGGCGCCAAGGTGTATCCCATCGAGAGCCTCGATTACGAGTATGAACATTTTCTTTTACTTGCTCTTTTATGTATCCTTGTGATTATTTTagcttttttttatctttgCCAACTATGTATTTTAGAGTTGTTTAACTGTATATGCTACTCTGCTTGCAAAAAAAAGGGCAAGAAATTGCTACATGTGGAATGTATGGTTAAACCATTTGGTCTACTTCCATGGAAAAATGCACATTGCAATCAAATGACTATTCGGTATAGTATGTTTAATTGATGGGATTAATATCGATATTCAATTCGTTGCAATCTCTTTTTGCAGGATGATTGAAACTGATCTATTTAAGCAGGATTGGAGATCTAGGAAAAGGGTTCAGATTTTTCAGTATATTTATCTCAAATGGACACTTGCTCTTCTCAATAGGATTGTGCACAGGTCTTATTGGTTTCTTAAATAACCTCGCGGTTGAGAATATTGCTGGTTACAAGCTTGTGATCACTAGCAATTTGATGTCTAACAATAAGTAAGACCAATTTTATCCAGAGATATTTTACTTTcacatatttgttttgattctTGTGAGTACTCACACAAAGCATCTACTTTCTACAATTCTACTACAAAAAGTTGGTGGTTATCAGTTATCACATAAACTGTATTGCCATCAAATAAGCCTGAATTAACTTATTCCACTGCAGGTATCTAACAGCATTTGCTGCGTTTGCTGTTATTAATGTGGTGCTGGCTATTTGTGCATATGTTGCCCCTGCAGCAGCTGGTTCTGGCATACCTGAGGTGAAAGCCTATCTTAACGGCATTGATGCTCATTCCATCCTGGCTCCAACTACCCTATTTGTGAAggtttgttccacttccttTGATGTTTTGTTCCACTTCCTTTGATGTTCACAGTTAGAAAATAGCCATACTTTCTTTGAATTGATCAACCAAAGGAAATGCGAAAACTGTCTATTGGTTTTCATTAACTAAAATGGCTCACTTTTCAGTATAACCTTTAGTATTTAGGTAATGGTTTTATTTTCACTGCTGCATTGCTGATTTATGATCTCAAAGAACTGAATCATGCTTCCTTTTTTTTCTGAACTTGATTTATTCTTGTTGATGTGTTAATTCACATTCCAATTTTCTAGATTCTTGGTTCCATTTTGGCAGTTTCTGCGGGATTGGTTGTTGGTAAGGAAGGACCAATGGTGCATACTGGTGCCTGTATAGCAAATTTACTTGGACAAGGAGGCTCTCGGAAGTATGCGCTGACTTGGAAGTGGCTCAGATACTTCAAAAATGACAGAGACCGAAGGGATTTGATTACTTGTGGGGCTGCCGCTTTTCGCGCCCCAGTTGGTGGCGTACTTTTCGCCCTTGAAGAAGCTGCCACTTGGTATCCTTCAAAAATGACCGAAACCAATTGCATAACGATGCTTTCGAGCATACTA
This window contains:
- the LOC121757218 gene encoding chloride channel protein CLC-c-like, with protein sequence MSNNKYLTAFAAFAVINVVLAICAYVAPAAAGSGIPEVKAYLNGIDAHSILAPTTLFVKILGSILAVSAGLVVGKEGPMVHTGACIANLLGQGGSRKYALTWKWLRYFKNDRDRRDLITCGAAAFRAPVGGVLFALEEAATWWRSALLWRTFFTTAITTVVLRGLINFCCGGNCGLFGQGGLIMFDMHSSVPTYTNGDECRSPSHHQLIALHGCRDHVSC